A stretch of the Halorussus salinus genome encodes the following:
- a CDS encoding efflux RND transporter permease subunit has translation MALDYQRVIDWLDDRIVNRPGRIVAVFLVATAVFAVGATQVSTEAGTESFAEDVPEQTALDAVNREFEPPFGAGTATTQLIHTGENVLSKRGLVRMLTIQERIAEREELRVIGATGPASIVAQTLDPEATTPEEQRRAVERASPARIDAAVRRAARDNPSFRTLLSEDFNPQSARASSSITVVEHAIPELAEDEQAAGSNPLTPIQREMQSITASAGGDVRVFGAGIIDAEFGSVIGDTLLVVVPAAAVLIVLFLVVAYRDLADLLLGIVALVMAIVWTFGFMGWASIPFNQILIAVPPLLLAVGIDFGIHAVNRYREERVEGFGVADSMRTATDQLLVAFFIVTTTSVIGFASNLTSQLIPIRDFGVVASVGIVFTALIFGVFLPAAKVLLDYSRETYPIPTFSQTPLGSEESSLGRALTGGVGIARRAPVVFLLLTALLTAGATGYATGVDTSFTQEEFLPPEQTPDYLLALPEPFRPSEYTVTRDINFLEDNFETGEDEEVVIYVEGPMTRDTALESIHRAGADPPDSFVVEDGRASERSIVTVIQSLAATDPEFARLVARNDRDGNGIPDDDLATIYDAVFDSQYEALARQYLTEDRRSARVVYSVEADAPDAEVTADARRVADRYRFEATATGNIVVFQAIADLIFESAIVSLAVALAGTAIFLVVVYGILVGRPTLGVANLVPIVVTVAALAATMRLVGISLNAFTATVLAITIGLGIDYSVHVVHRFTDELEEQGASVADRDPLVALRRTITGTGGALTGSMLTTVFGIGVLVLAVFPAIGQFGLLTALSVVYSYIASVLVLPSVLVVWARLTGAGSRADAAGESEASGRDSSDGAAARGKVE, from the coding sequence GTGGCACTCGACTACCAGCGCGTCATCGACTGGCTGGACGACCGCATCGTGAACCGGCCGGGCAGAATCGTCGCCGTCTTCCTCGTCGCGACCGCCGTCTTCGCGGTCGGCGCGACGCAGGTCTCGACGGAGGCCGGGACCGAGAGCTTCGCCGAGGACGTGCCCGAGCAGACGGCGTTAGACGCGGTGAACCGCGAGTTCGAACCGCCCTTCGGCGCGGGCACCGCGACGACCCAACTCATCCACACCGGCGAGAACGTCCTCTCGAAGCGGGGCCTCGTCCGGATGCTCACGATTCAGGAGCGCATCGCCGAGCGCGAGGAGCTTCGCGTAATCGGCGCGACCGGTCCCGCGAGCATCGTCGCCCAGACCTTGGACCCCGAAGCGACCACGCCCGAGGAGCAACGCCGGGCGGTCGAACGCGCCTCGCCCGCCCGCATCGACGCCGCGGTCCGGCGGGCCGCCCGCGACAACCCCTCGTTCCGGACGCTCCTCAGCGAGGACTTCAATCCGCAGTCCGCGCGGGCCTCGTCGTCGATTACCGTCGTCGAACACGCGATTCCCGAACTCGCCGAAGACGAGCAGGCCGCCGGGTCGAACCCGCTCACGCCCATCCAGCGCGAGATGCAGTCGATTACCGCCTCGGCCGGTGGCGACGTGCGCGTCTTCGGCGCGGGCATCATCGACGCCGAGTTCGGGTCGGTCATCGGCGACACTCTGCTCGTCGTCGTGCCCGCCGCGGCGGTCCTCATCGTCCTCTTCCTCGTCGTCGCCTACCGGGACCTCGCGGACCTCCTGCTCGGTATCGTCGCGCTCGTGATGGCAATCGTCTGGACGTTCGGCTTCATGGGCTGGGCGTCCATTCCGTTCAACCAGATTCTCATCGCGGTCCCGCCCCTCCTACTTGCGGTCGGCATCGACTTCGGCATCCACGCGGTCAACCGCTACCGCGAGGAGCGCGTCGAAGGCTTCGGCGTCGCCGACTCGATGCGGACCGCGACCGACCAACTGCTGGTGGCCTTCTTCATCGTCACGACCACCTCGGTCATCGGCTTCGCGTCGAACCTGACGAGCCAACTGATTCCCATCCGGGACTTCGGCGTGGTCGCGTCCGTCGGCATCGTCTTCACCGCGCTCATCTTCGGCGTGTTCCTGCCCGCCGCGAAGGTCCTGCTCGACTACTCGCGCGAGACGTACCCCATCCCGACGTTCAGCCAGACGCCGCTCGGCTCCGAGGAGTCGTCGCTCGGGCGCGCGCTGACCGGCGGCGTCGGCATCGCCCGGCGCGCGCCCGTCGTCTTCCTCCTGCTCACCGCCCTCCTCACCGCTGGCGCGACGGGCTACGCGACCGGCGTGGACACCTCCTTCACCCAAGAGGAGTTCCTGCCGCCCGAACAGACCCCCGACTACCTCCTCGCGCTCCCCGAACCGTTCCGGCCGAGCGAGTACACCGTCACGCGGGACATCAACTTCCTCGAAGACAACTTCGAGACCGGCGAGGACGAGGAGGTGGTAATCTACGTCGAGGGGCCGATGACCCGCGACACCGCGCTCGAAAGCATCCACCGGGCGGGCGCGGACCCGCCGGACAGCTTCGTCGTGGAGGACGGCCGCGCGAGCGAACGGAGTATCGTCACGGTCATCCAGTCGCTCGCGGCCACGGACCCCGAGTTCGCCCGCCTCGTCGCGCGCAACGACCGCGACGGCAACGGGATTCCGGACGACGACCTCGCCACCATCTACGACGCCGTATTCGACTCCCAGTACGAGGCCCTCGCGCGCCAGTACCTCACCGAGGACCGCCGGAGCGCCCGCGTCGTCTACTCGGTCGAGGCCGACGCGCCCGACGCCGAGGTCACGGCCGACGCCCGCCGGGTCGCGGACCGCTACCGCTTCGAGGCGACCGCGACGGGCAACATCGTCGTCTTTCAGGCCATCGCGGACCTCATCTTCGAGTCGGCCATCGTCAGCCTCGCGGTCGCGCTCGCTGGCACCGCGATATTCCTCGTGGTGGTCTACGGGATTCTCGTCGGCAGGCCGACGCTCGGCGTCGCCAACCTCGTGCCAATCGTCGTCACCGTCGCGGCGCTCGCGGCCACGATGCGGTTGGTCGGCATCTCGCTCAACGCCTTCACCGCGACCGTGCTAGCTATCACCATCGGTCTCGGCATCGACTACTCGGTCCACGTCGTTCATCGGTTCACCGACGAGCTGGAAGAGCAGGGCGCGTCGGTGGCGGACCGCGACCCCCTCGTCGCGCTCCGGCGGACTATCACCGGGACCGGCGGCGCGCTGACGGGAAGCATGCTCACGACCGTCTTCGGCATCGGCGTCCTCGTCCTCGCGGTGTTCCCCGCCATCGGACAGTTCGGCCTCCTCACCGCACTGAGCGTCGTCTACTCCTACATCGCGTCGGTACTCGTCCTGCCCTCGGTGCTGGTCGTCTGGGCGCGACTCACGGGCGCAGGCTCCCGCGCCGACGCGGCGGGCGAGTCGGAGGCATCCGGTCGGGACTCGTCGGACGGCGCGGCCGCTCGCGGCAAGGTGGAGTAG
- a CDS encoding Cdc6/Cdc18 family protein translates to MGSFDFVREYSPYTNREALLDDYTPDTLVGRDDELEEYHGALQPAIYGEQPDNIFLYGKAGVGKTAATRFLLNKLEDNAEEYEDLDVRTEIINCDGLNSSYRVASNLVNTMRPPSNHISETGYSRSQVYDIMWQELDDAGGIILIVLDEIDHLKDDSILYQLSRARENENLTEARIGLIGISNDLTFRDSLSPKVRSSLCERAISFSTYDANELRAVLEQRKNVAFKDDVLTDDVVPLCAAFGAQESGDARKALDLLLKAGDLAREQNDEEVTEQHVRRGRQLLEREQVARGIADLNDHERLVVYALATLEAESDTPARSREIYTRYKSLADAAGKDSLTARWLREHLDDLAMLGILNVTEINEGSAGGKYREYDLQQDLAVVLDALEETFESMGVHASVKGYL, encoded by the coding sequence ATGGGCTCTTTCGATTTCGTCAGGGAATACTCTCCATACACCAATCGAGAGGCGCTGTTGGACGATTACACGCCCGACACGCTGGTCGGACGCGACGACGAACTGGAGGAGTACCACGGCGCGCTCCAACCGGCCATCTACGGCGAGCAACCCGACAACATCTTTCTCTACGGCAAGGCTGGCGTCGGCAAGACCGCCGCGACCAGATTTCTCCTGAACAAGCTAGAGGACAACGCCGAGGAGTACGAGGACTTGGACGTTCGCACCGAGATAATCAACTGCGACGGCCTGAACTCCTCCTACCGAGTCGCCAGCAACCTCGTCAACACGATGCGACCGCCCTCGAACCACATCAGCGAGACCGGCTACTCCCGGTCGCAGGTCTACGACATCATGTGGCAGGAGTTGGACGACGCGGGCGGCATCATCCTCATCGTACTGGACGAAATCGACCACCTCAAGGACGACTCCATCCTCTACCAACTCTCCCGCGCCCGCGAGAACGAGAATCTGACCGAGGCCCGCATCGGACTCATCGGCATCAGCAACGACCTCACCTTTCGGGACTCCCTCTCGCCGAAAGTACGCTCGTCACTCTGCGAGCGCGCCATCTCCTTCTCGACGTACGACGCCAACGAACTCCGCGCGGTCCTCGAACAGCGCAAGAACGTCGCGTTCAAAGACGACGTGCTGACCGACGACGTGGTGCCGCTGTGCGCCGCGTTCGGTGCCCAAGAGTCCGGCGACGCCCGCAAGGCCCTCGACTTGCTCCTGAAAGCGGGCGACCTCGCCCGCGAGCAGAACGACGAGGAGGTCACCGAACAGCACGTCCGGCGCGGGCGGCAACTCCTCGAACGCGAGCAGGTCGCCCGCGGCATCGCGGACCTCAACGACCACGAACGCCTCGTCGTCTACGCCCTCGCCACGCTGGAAGCCGAGAGCGACACGCCCGCCCGCTCCCGCGAGATTTACACCCGGTACAAATCCTTGGCGGACGCCGCGGGCAAGGACTCGCTCACGGCGCGCTGGCTCCGCGAGCATCTGGACGACCTCGCGATGCTCGGCATCCTCAACGTCACGGAAATTAACGAGGGGTCGGCGGGCGGCAAGTACCGCGAGTACGACCTCCAGCAGGACCTCGCGGTCGTCTTGGACGCCCTCGAAGAGACGTTCGAGTCGATGGGCGTCCACGCGAGCGTGAAAGGCTACCTCTGA
- a CDS encoding cellulase family glycosylhydrolase — MDDDGTRERTAARRDDTLHGGRRDTPRDESLRGVRGAVYLPQKDWNAYQMWANYENETIERELSYAARLRLNSVRVFASYEYWREEGPTFFAHVEHFLTTCKERGIQPVVALFEAPPEAPPTDGNLHATDPENAFGVHSPSRPEILQPRNWRGYDRSPIHFARRWAQEYAEDDRLLATEIMNEPGDVQPRRDFVLDALETVRDAAPEATLTMGTKDVRFARVYDRDDALDAYQFHMNLPKNRAAAREYVGDQRALADEIAAEVAGRDAPKPLWCTEWQRTLEEPPSRFAPNLASLAPTIRELHDAGTLDGDFFWSLMLRPAYLRRPREKGRVNGLFHEEGAVYSLLDAETIAGRGLDLPDRHAFPDAWRAHRFPYPRDAEVAQVDATDRDVNAEVAQTDATDRDSKAAGLGTGRESDLRNLREALSKRIRRTFGLDSEEGDE; from the coding sequence GTGGACGACGACGGAACCCGAGAGCGAACAGCGGCCCGCCGAGACGACACCCTCCACGGAGGTCGGCGCGACACCCCCCGAGACGAGTCGCTTCGCGGAGTCCGCGGAGCGGTCTACCTTCCCCAAAAAGACTGGAACGCCTACCAGATGTGGGCGAACTACGAGAACGAGACCATCGAGCGCGAACTGAGCTACGCCGCCCGACTCCGCCTGAACAGCGTCCGGGTTTTCGCGTCCTACGAGTACTGGCGCGAGGAGGGCCCCACCTTCTTCGCCCACGTCGAACACTTCCTGACGACCTGCAAAGAACGAGGTATCCAACCGGTCGTCGCGCTCTTCGAGGCTCCGCCGGAGGCACCGCCGACCGACGGGAATTTGCACGCGACCGACCCGGAGAACGCTTTCGGCGTCCACTCGCCGTCCCGCCCCGAAATCCTCCAACCGCGAAACTGGAGGGGCTACGACCGCTCGCCGATTCACTTCGCGCGGCGCTGGGCACAGGAGTACGCCGAAGACGACCGCCTGCTGGCGACCGAAATCATGAACGAACCCGGCGACGTGCAACCTCGCCGGGATTTCGTACTGGACGCGCTCGAAACCGTCCGAGACGCCGCGCCGGAGGCCACGCTCACGATGGGCACCAAGGACGTGCGCTTCGCCCGCGTCTACGACCGCGACGACGCGCTCGACGCCTACCAGTTCCACATGAACCTCCCAAAGAATCGCGCGGCGGCCCGCGAGTACGTCGGCGACCAGCGCGCGCTCGCCGACGAAATCGCCGCCGAGGTCGCCGGACGCGACGCGCCGAAACCGCTCTGGTGTACCGAGTGGCAACGCACCCTCGAGGAGCCACCGTCCCGATTCGCGCCGAACCTCGCCAGCCTCGCGCCCACCATCCGCGAACTCCACGACGCGGGAACCCTCGACGGCGACTTCTTCTGGAGCCTGATGCTCCGCCCGGCGTACCTCCGAAGGCCCCGCGAGAAGGGTCGCGTCAACGGCCTGTTCCACGAGGAGGGCGCGGTCTACTCCCTCCTCGACGCCGAGACCATCGCCGGGCGGGGACTCGACCTCCCGGACCGCCACGCCTTCCCCGACGCGTGGCGCGCGCATCGGTTTCCGTATCCCCGCGACGCGGAAGTCGCGCAGGTCGACGCCACGGACCGCGACGTGAACGCGGAAGTCGCGCAGACCGACGCCACGGACCGCGACTCGAAGGCGGCCGGACTCGGAACGGGCCGCGAGTCCGATCTTCGGAACTTACGCGAGGCGCTGTCGAAGCGAATCCGACGGACGTTCGGTCTCGACTCCGAGGAGGGCGACGAGTAG
- a CDS encoding sodium/proton-translocating pyrophosphatase has translation MARSIEFSGGSLGLLVCGFQLVALSLLLVFVALPLDDTASVALAFLFGSVAVAAVVGLWRTATGDDEGTHLGTPEDITYDPFADPGQAAKDRWEKAVRRLPGEDDERD, from the coding sequence ATGGCGAGGAGTATCGAATTTTCTGGCGGCTCGCTCGGACTCCTCGTCTGCGGGTTCCAACTGGTCGCGCTCTCGTTGCTCCTCGTCTTCGTGGCGCTTCCGCTCGACGATACCGCCAGCGTCGCGTTGGCGTTCCTGTTCGGGTCGGTGGCCGTCGCGGCGGTGGTCGGCCTCTGGCGGACGGCGACCGGCGACGACGAAGGGACGCACCTCGGGACGCCCGAGGACATCACCTACGACCCGTTCGCCGACCCCGGACAGGCCGCCAAGGACAGGTGGGAGAAGGCAGTCCGCCGACTCCCCGGCGAGGACGACGAGCGGGACTGA
- a CDS encoding aldehyde dehydrogenase family protein: MSQQPLQRRERLYIDGEWHEADDVLEVTDLADGGSFAQVAAASPEQADDALAAAQRAQSELRETTIPQRVEWLEAIAEGLLERKEELAEVIVREAGKPISSARGEVESAAERFRRAKEEARSLKGEFREGTTAGHEGWEAIVKHEPIGTVLAITPYNYPVSTTALSVAPAMAAGNSVILKPASDTPVSAAILADVISELDLPDGAFNFVSGNASDIGDVLSGDERVNAISMTGSSGAGKHVAKESGMVNLHMELGGNAPAVVFPDADLGDVAGQCAKGSFKYAGQRCSAVSRVLAHEEVHDEIVDLLEAEMDSWQPGDLFEEDTTMGPLINEGQAEWVEELVEDAVEKGADLVRGGERDGAHFEPTLLANVPHDARIVHEEQFGPVAAVTTFEDEEQAVEIANRGDLALDAAVFTSDYDRAMELSDELDAGAVRINGAPSHGLGDIPFGGNKASGIGRQGLHTTIEEMVRKKSIVL; the protein is encoded by the coding sequence ATGTCCCAACAACCACTCCAGCGCCGGGAGCGCCTCTACATCGACGGTGAATGGCACGAGGCCGACGACGTGCTCGAAGTCACCGACCTCGCGGACGGCGGGTCGTTCGCGCAGGTCGCGGCCGCCAGCCCCGAGCAGGCCGACGACGCGCTCGCGGCGGCACAGCGCGCCCAGTCGGAACTGCGCGAGACGACCATCCCCCAGCGCGTCGAATGGCTCGAAGCCATCGCCGAGGGCCTGCTCGAGCGCAAGGAGGAACTCGCGGAGGTAATCGTCCGCGAGGCGGGCAAGCCAATCTCGTCGGCCCGCGGCGAGGTCGAGAGCGCCGCCGAGCGGTTCCGCCGCGCGAAGGAGGAGGCCCGCTCGCTCAAGGGCGAGTTCCGCGAGGGCACGACCGCCGGACACGAGGGCTGGGAGGCCATCGTCAAGCACGAGCCAATCGGCACCGTGCTGGCGATTACGCCGTACAACTACCCGGTCTCGACCACCGCGCTGTCGGTCGCGCCCGCGATGGCCGCCGGGAACTCGGTAATCCTCAAGCCCGCGAGCGACACGCCGGTCAGCGCCGCGATTCTGGCCGACGTAATCTCGGAGTTGGACCTGCCGGACGGCGCGTTCAATTTCGTCTCCGGCAACGCGAGCGACATCGGCGACGTTCTCTCGGGCGACGAGCGCGTGAACGCCATCTCGATGACCGGTTCCAGCGGCGCGGGCAAGCACGTCGCCAAGGAGAGCGGCATGGTCAATCTCCACATGGAACTGGGCGGGAACGCGCCCGCGGTCGTCTTCCCCGACGCCGATTTGGGCGACGTGGCCGGGCAGTGCGCCAAAGGGTCGTTCAAGTACGCCGGACAGCGCTGTTCCGCGGTGAGCCGAGTGTTGGCTCACGAGGAGGTTCACGACGAAATCGTTGACCTGCTGGAAGCCGAGATGGATAGCTGGCAACCCGGCGACCTCTTCGAGGAGGACACCACGATGGGGCCGCTCATCAACGAGGGGCAGGCCGAGTGGGTCGAGGAGCTAGTCGAGGACGCCGTGGAGAAGGGTGCGGACCTCGTTCGCGGCGGCGAGCGCGACGGCGCTCACTTCGAGCCGACCCTACTGGCGAACGTCCCCCACGACGCCCGCATCGTCCACGAGGAGCAGTTCGGTCCGGTCGCGGCGGTCACGACCTTCGAGGACGAAGAGCAGGCCGTCGAGATAGCGAACCGGGGCGACCTCGCGCTCGACGCCGCCGTCTTCACGAGCGACTACGACCGCGCGATGGAGTTGAGCGACGAGCTGGACGCCGGAGCGGTGCGCATCAACGGTGCCCCGAGTCACGGCCTCGGCGACATCCCCTTCGGCGGGAACAAGGCCTCGGGCATCGGTCGGCAGGGCCTGCACACGACCATCGAGGAGATGGTCCGCAAGAAGAGCATCGTCCTGTAG
- a CDS encoding carbon-nitrogen hydrolase family protein yields MHSETTTRAPPPTVAACQMAVADLDVAANLDAVCERVTDLAPNADLALFPEYALTGFVGDERIHDAALARDAPELGRLADLAAATDTALLVGFVEEAADESGGGREYYNAAAYLDPHSDRGDGEVGAETGTDAVETTVYRKRHLWGDEEALLEPGDERVTVETPVGTAALLTCFDLNFVGESAAFATPDVEALLVVGAWPAAHSQNWKLLLRARALDGVRWVVGAGRTGKKTVDGSREAVDGPTEYAGRSRVVRPDGSVQAGLNRGERDLVADLDPTVLAECREFIPVLDE; encoded by the coding sequence ATCCACAGCGAGACCACGACCCGCGCACCACCGCCGACGGTCGCGGCCTGCCAGATGGCGGTCGCGGACCTCGACGTGGCGGCGAACCTCGACGCCGTCTGCGAGCGCGTGACCGACCTCGCTCCGAACGCAGACCTCGCGCTCTTCCCCGAGTACGCCCTGACGGGATTCGTCGGCGACGAGCGAATCCACGACGCCGCGCTCGCGCGCGACGCCCCCGAACTCGGCCGACTGGCCGACCTCGCGGCCGCGACCGACACGGCGCTCCTCGTCGGGTTCGTCGAGGAGGCCGCCGACGAGTCCGGCGGGGGCCGCGAGTACTACAACGCCGCGGCGTACCTCGACCCGCACAGCGACCGCGGCGACGGCGAAGTCGGAGCCGAGACCGGGACCGATGCAGTCGAGACCACCGTCTACCGCAAGCGCCACCTCTGGGGCGACGAGGAGGCCCTCCTCGAACCGGGCGACGAGCGCGTCACGGTCGAGACGCCGGTCGGGACCGCGGCCCTGCTAACCTGCTTCGACCTCAACTTCGTCGGCGAGAGCGCGGCGTTCGCCACTCCGGACGTGGAGGCACTGCTCGTCGTCGGCGCGTGGCCCGCGGCCCACAGCCAGAACTGGAAACTCCTCTTACGCGCCCGCGCGCTCGACGGGGTTCGCTGGGTCGTCGGTGCGGGTCGGACCGGGAAGAAGACCGTGGATGGCTCCAGAGAGGCTGTAGATGGCCCCACCGAGTACGCCGGACGGTCGCGGGTCGTCCGCCCGGACGGGAGCGTGCAGGCGGGCCTGAACCGCGGCGAGCGCGACTTGGTGGCAGACTTGGACCCGACGGTGCTGGCGGAGTGCCGGGAGTTCATTCCGGTTCTGGACGAGTGA